One Streptomyces sp. RPA4-2 genomic window carries:
- a CDS encoding acyl-CoA desaturase codes for MPDTAAAVAERPPGVDVGQSPGSGFAPLLRVVRNQGLLERRRGWYALTITVNTLFLAAIVTGVVLLGDTWWTTLLAPPLAVFSARTAFIGHDAGHSQITAGKRTGRVIGLIHGNLLLGMSYGWWNDKHNRHHANPNHIDKDPDVVADVLVFTGEQAKERAGFRRWLTRNQAWLFFPLTLLEGVALKVHGFRDLRRQTPRERAVEALLLVAHVAAYATLLLTSMSLGKALAFAALHQALFGLHLGMAFAPNHKGMEMPDPDGERWGHLQRQVLTSRNVRGAVLTDWFLGGLNYQIEHHLFPSMPRPHLRRAQPLVRAHCRELGIPYAETGLVDSYRQALRHMYEVGEPLRAE; via the coding sequence ATGCCCGACACCGCCGCAGCCGTCGCGGAACGCCCTCCGGGGGTAGACGTCGGGCAGTCCCCGGGAAGCGGGTTCGCGCCTCTCCTGCGCGTCGTCAGAAATCAGGGTCTCCTGGAGCGGCGCCGCGGCTGGTACGCGCTCACGATCACCGTCAACACGCTCTTCCTGGCCGCGATCGTGACCGGCGTCGTCCTGCTCGGCGACACGTGGTGGACGACGCTCCTCGCCCCGCCGCTCGCCGTGTTCTCGGCCCGGACGGCCTTCATAGGCCACGACGCGGGACACTCCCAGATCACCGCCGGCAAGAGGACCGGCCGCGTGATCGGCCTGATCCACGGCAACCTGCTCCTGGGAATGAGCTACGGCTGGTGGAACGACAAGCACAACCGGCACCACGCCAACCCCAACCACATCGACAAGGACCCCGACGTCGTCGCCGACGTCCTGGTCTTCACCGGTGAGCAGGCCAAGGAGCGGGCCGGTTTCCGGCGCTGGCTCACCCGCAACCAGGCCTGGCTCTTCTTCCCGCTCACCCTCCTGGAGGGTGTCGCTCTGAAGGTCCACGGCTTCCGGGATCTGCGGAGGCAGACGCCGCGCGAGCGGGCGGTGGAGGCGCTGCTGCTGGTGGCGCACGTCGCGGCGTACGCGACGCTGCTGCTCACCTCGATGTCCCTGGGCAAGGCGCTGGCCTTCGCCGCACTGCACCAGGCGCTGTTCGGCCTGCACCTGGGCATGGCCTTCGCACCGAACCACAAGGGCATGGAGATGCCCGACCCGGACGGTGAACGCTGGGGCCATCTGCAACGCCAGGTGCTCACCTCGCGCAACGTTCGCGGCGCCGTCCTGACCGACTGGTTCCTCGGCGGCCTCAATTACCAGATCGAGCACCACTTGTTCCCCAGCATGCCCCGGCCCCATCTGAGGCGCGCCCAGCCACTGGTACGCGCACACTGTCGGGAATTGGGTATCCCCTATGCGGAAACGGGGCTCGTCGACTCCTACCGGCAGGCCCTGCGTCACATGTACGAGGTCGGTGAGCCGCTCAGGGCCGAGTAG